GTGTCAATCACGAAGCCCAATGGAAGCATCTCTTCATTATCGGCTGTGACGGATTCTCAAGGGCAGGCGATCGTGACATTGCAGATTCCCAAAAACAAAATGGCAGTTGGATCTTACCGGGTGAACATAAGCGCCGTGAGTGGGGCTCAATCCGCAAGTGCTTCGACTAGCTTCATAGCGCAATGAGATTGGATTATAGTATGAAGAAAAAAACCGCTGGGAGAATTCTCTTAGCGGTTTTTTGGAATATGAAGATCTTCATATTCCCATTCAGATTCCCTGCCTTTCGCCAAGTTTCTTGGCGATCAAAGGAACTTCGACAAAATAAAAAAGTCTAGACAGCGTGAAATCCGCTAGGGATAGCACGTTCATTGCTATACTCCTTTTCAATATCGAGCTTTTAAGCTGAAAGAGTCATTCAATGAAATTAACAAAATTATTTTTCGTTGCTGGATCCCTCGCACTTTTAACTTCCTGTTCGCAAGGTCTATTTAATTCCAGCTGGGAGAGCAGTCTGCCTGGAACTTCTTCCGCAACAGATACCAACTCATCACAGAGTCTGACGAATCCTTATGCTGACCAAGCCTTAGGCATTTTGCAGACAAATTGTTCCTCCTGTCATGGTTCCACGGGTGGATCTGGGAATGTTTATGGTTTAACGGATATTTCGCATATGGTTTCTGCGGGACTGATTGTGCCGGGAAGCCCAAGTCAGTCATTGATTTACAATGAGATTGTCAGTAATTCGATGCCACCGGGAAGTCCGTTGACTAGCTCTGAAAAGCAGGTGATTCAGCAATGGATCGCAAGTGGAAGTGTAAGCACTCCAACACCATCACCGAATCCGACTCCTGCGCCGGCGCCTTCTCCAACGCCTACGCCACGTCCATCACCGGTCCCAACGCCAGCGCCAACTCCGGTTCCAACCCCTGCGCCTTCGCCAACACCAACTCCCGTTCCCACACCAGCTCCAACGCCAGTACCCGCTCCGGCACCGTCCAACCCCAATGCGACCTATTCGTATATCAGTAAAAACATCCTGCAGGTTCATTGCACAAGTTGCCACAGCAGCAGCTTCAAAACTTACAGCGGTACGATGGGATATGTTTCAGCGGGAAAACCAGGATCGAGTTCATTGTACACCGCCACCAATTCAGGCAGCATGCCTCGCGGTTCAAGCAAGTTAAGCAGTGCTTCCATTCAGGCGATCAAGGATTGGATTACGGCTGGGGCGAAAAATAATTAAAAAAAAGGGAGGCTGTGAAAAGCCTCCCGATTCACTTTAACGTTTGCTGATAGTTTCAGCTTCGCCTTTGGCATTGATCTGAACGACTTTAGTTTTAGTCACTTGAATCGTTGGCAGCTTTTCCGGCTGCACGCCTTGGGCCTTCAGTTTTTCAACTTCAAAGGGCACAATCTGCTTCGCGCCTTTTTTGCCGGGGTGAAGTTTCCATTGGTGAGCGCAGTTTTTAGAGCAAGTATCTTGCTTGAATTCAAGTTTCGCACAATCCACGCAGATCAATTCTTCAGAGTCGCAGCGTTTACAGTCGATTTTGATTTCAGAAGGCTGACCGCAGTGTGGGCACAGTCCATATTTCGTCGATGGCTGAAGGTTTTGATCCAAAGCCACGCGATGATCGAATACGAAGCATTCTCCTTCGTACTGATCGTTCGGATACTCATTGAGATAATTGATGATGCCGCCATCCAATTGATAAACATTGTCATAGCCTTGCTTTTGCAATTCCAGAATTCCTTTTTCACAACGAATTCCGCCCGTGCAGAAGATGAGCATTTTCTTATCTTTGGAAATCCCTTGAGACTCGATGTATTGAGGGAAATCGGTGAACTTTTCGATATTAGGATTCAAAGCGCCCTTAAAGGTTCCCACTTTATACTCGTACCAGTTGCGAGTATCGATCATCACATAGTCCTTTTCTTCCTTCATGACGCGATTCCATTCAGAAGGTGAGAGGTGATGATTGATGCCTTCCGGTGGAGTCATTTCAGGAACGCCCGCGGTAACAATCTCTTCACGGATTTTTACTTTAAAGCGTCTGAAAGGAGCTTTTTCAGAATAAGAGTCTTTAAAAAATTGTTGAGGCTGATTGAAATGATCGCGAATGAACTGTTTCCAGGCCTCGAAAGAAGCTTCGGATTCAGCGGACACTGTGGCGTTAAAGCCTTCATGACCGATAATTATGAGACCTTTGACGTTGAGCTCTTCAGCTTTATTTTCGAGATCTTTTTGGGTTTGCTCTGGGTTTGGGAGAGTCAAAAACTTATAGAAAGTTGTAACATAATGCTTCGTCGCATTTGTATTGGCCATATCAGCACCTCAGTTGTCCCAGAGCTGCGTTTTACGAAACAACAGCTCGCATCCGGCTCCAAACCAGTGGGAGTTGAAATTATATTTAACCCCAGCAGGGCCAGGGTGAAAATTGCATATGACTCTGGAATAGCCAGAGATCAGTGAGGCTCGTTATAAGGGGCCTCGTTAAAAACCGCAACAAAGAAAGCGACAGTCAGCGTTAAATCCACCCTGAAAGGGTAAAAACTTGCAGGTCCCGCGCTGGGCGGATTAAATACGGTTTTTACAGTCAATCTAAGGACTTATCATGCTGGCAACTCCGCAAATTCAAAAAGAAATCCAAAGACGTCGCACCTTCGCGATCATCTCGCATCCCGATGCTGGTAAAACCACGCTGACCGAAAAACTTCTTTATCATGGCGGTGTGATCCACGAAACGGGTGAGGTTAAAGGAAAGTCTGGAACCAAAGCCGTCACTTCGGACTGGATGGAGCTTGAAAGACAAAAAGGGATCTCTATCACGTCTTCTGTGATGACCTTTGATTACGATGGTCTTCGCGTTAACTTGCTGGATACTCCGGGCCATAAAGACTTCTCAGAGGATACTTACCGTGTCTTGATGGCGGTGGACTCTGCGGCGATGCTGATCGACGTAGCGAAGGGCGTGGAAGAGCGTACCAAAAAACTTTATGAAGTTTGCCGCCTTCGTAAAATTCCTATTTTCACCTTCGTCAATAAGCTCGATAGAGAAGGTAAAGACCCGCTGACTTTGATTGATGAAGTTGAAAAAACTTTGAACATGCAATGTTACCCGGTGACTTGGCCTTTGGGTATTGGTCAGCGTTTCCGCGGTATTTACAATCGTTTGACAAAGGAAATCTGGATCTACGATCAGCGTCGTGAGGAAGTGGAAGACTATAAAATCATTCCTTTCGAAAAAGGCAAAGACGACGCGATCTTGTATGACTACCTTGATAAAGAATCCGCCGACCAAGTCATCGAAGAGCTGGATTTGATCGAAGGCGCCTTGCCGCCATTTGATGTGAATGAATTCTTGAATGGTCAAATTTCACCAGTGACTTTTGGTTCTGCGAAGCAAAATTTCGGGGTGGACACTTTCCTTCAATTCTTTACAAAGTATGCTCCGGGCCCTCAGCCTCGCCATACCAAGGATGACAAAGAGATTGATCCTTTGGATGCTAAATTCACGGGTTTTGTTTTTAAAATCCAGGCGAATATGGATCGTCGCCACCGTGACCGTATTGCCTTTATTCGCATTTGTTCTGGAAAGTTTGAGCGCGGTATGAAGGTGCAGCATTCACGTTTGGAACGTGAGCTTCGTCTGTCTTACTCATCTCAATTCGTCGCGGCCGATAAGGAAACCGTCGATGAAGCCTACGCTGGGGATATCGTCGGCGTTGGTGACACTGGAAACTTCGCTATCGGGGACTGCGTTTCGACATCGGGTAAAGTTCAGTTCGAAGATATTCCTAAATTTGCGCCGGAGCTTTTCGGCAGACTTTCTGTGCGCGATGCTTTGAAACGTCAAAAGATGCAAGAGGCTTTGCAACATTTGTCTGAGGAAGGCGCAATTCAATTGTTTATTGAACCCCATGTTGGCGCGCAAGATCCTATCATCGGTGCGGTCGGTGAACTTCAATTCGAAGTTTTGATGCATCGTTTGAAGGATGAATACAATCTTGAAGTGAAACTCAACCGCTTGCCTTACAGTGTGGCTCGTTGGCCACGCACAGCCGATGGTAAGCCTGTGACTGAGCTTAAAGGTGGCGCGAATATGTTCCGCGACTTGATCGATAATCCTGTGGTTTTGGTGAATCAAGAGTGGGATTTGAACTGGTTGAAGCGTGAAAATCCAGATGTGGAATTCCAAACAAGTATTTCAAGAGCGAGATAATGTCAGACCTTCTCAGTCCACTGAAAATTAATAGTCTTCGCAAGACCTATAAAGGCGGCCAACAGGCCGTCAAAGGGGTTTCTTTCGACGTTAAGCCTGGAGAAATCTTTGGACTTCTCGGGCCAAATGGCGCAGGCAAGACGACGATTATCTCAACGATTACAACTCTCGAGCAGCCGTCTAGCGGAACTGTTGAGGTGTTTGGGAAAGATGTTTCACAACATCCAAACTTCACCAAAAAGCAATTGGGAGTGGTTCATCAAGAAGTTATTAATTCCGGCTTCTTTGATGTGGAAGAGATTTTGAATTTCCAATCTGGATATTACGGAATTCGCAAAAACAAAGAGCGCATAGACTTTCTGTTACATAAGCTTTCCTTGTATGAGCATCGCCGTAAAAAGGTAAAACAGCTTTCCGGCGGGATGAAAAGACGCTTGATGATTGCAAAAGCTTTGGTGCATACACCGAAGCTGCTTTTGCTCGATGAACCGACGGCAGGTGTGGATATTGGATTACGTGAAACTCTGTGGCAGTTCGTCCGTGAATTGCGTGCAGAAGGCATGTCGATCTTGCTCACAACTCATTATTTGCAGGAAGCGGAAGAGCTTTGTGATCGTATTGCGATTATCAATCTGGGTAATTTGGAAACTGTGGGTGAGACAAAGGCTTTGGTTCAGCAGTACACGCAAAAGAAGATTCGTCTGACTTTGACTGAGAAATTCCCGATCAAAACTTCCTATGTCTTTTTCCAGGAAGGTTCTGACTATTCTTTCTTGGTTCCACCGGGAAAACCTATGGGCGAGTTCCTCAATGAACTACAGATTCCATTAAGCCTTATTGCCGATGTCAAAATTGAAGAGGGAAATCTGGAAGAGGCCTTTATGAAGGTGCTCCGAGCTCCCAATCAGTCTTCGGCGGTAAGTGGAGGAGCTAAGTAATGTTTGCCTTCTGGACTCTTTTTAGACGTGAGATCGCTCGTTTTCTGAAGGTGATCGTTCAAACTGTAATTACACCCTTTATTTCGTCATTCCTTTACCTTTTGATTTTCGGGGTGTCGTTGGGAAGAAAAATGCCAAGTCATCAAGGTGTTGAGTACCTGGCTTTCTTAATTCCGGGTTTGATGATGATGGGCTTAATGAATAATGCCTTTCAAAATTCTTCATCTTCTATCGTGTCATCGAAGTTTTCAGGAGACTTGGAAGACCTGCGAGTAGCACCGCTTTCCAATCAGCAAATCATTTGGGCGATGGGCCTGGGTGCATTGGTTCGCGGCTCCTTGGTGTCAGTCATCACTTTTACGGTGGGCTCGCTATTCTGTTACTATCAATCGGGCTCCATTCTGCAGATTTCCCATCCTTTGTTTGTATTTTATTTTATCGTCATGGGTGGGTTGATTTTCGGTCTGCTTGGAATTTCTGTTGCCTTCTGGGCGACCAGCTTCGATCAGCTCTCCGCTTTTTCGGCTTTCATTCTTTTGCCTTTGACCTACCTGGGTGGTGTGTTTCTTTCTATCGAGAACCTTCATCCCATTTGGCAGATGATTTCGAAAATGAATCCACTCTTATATTTGATCAACGGCTTAAGATACGGCGTGGTGGGGGTTAGCGATGTTCCTATGGAGCTGGCAATTCCGGTGTCTCTGGTTGGATTTGTCTTCTTCTATGGGCTGGCATTTTTCAGTTTGAAAAAGGGCTCTTTCCAACGTTGGTAAAAGGTTGTTTCATGCGTTTGATCGCTATCTTGATGGCAAGTTTTGTGTTGAATGGCTGTGCTTTCTTTAAAGAACGCTACGCTCAAAAGCCAGATGTCTCTTTGCAAGAGGTTCACTTTCAAGATCCGCAGTTTTTATCAGCGACGCTGGTTTTCGTTCTGCTTGTGAAGAACCCCAATAAAATCGATCTTAATGTCAGTGAGATCACCTATGAGATTCAACTTGATGGCCAGTCCTTCGCCAAAGCCAAGATTGATAAAAAGATAACGATTGCCGCTGAAAGTTCTAACAAAGTGGCTATTCCATTGCGTGTGGAATATCTAAAGGTTTTTCATGGCATGAAAGAGATTCTGTCAGGAAAAGACCTCAGCTACCTCATTGTGGGGGAGGCGAAAGTTTCGGGTTTCTCAGTTCCCTTCAAAGAGGAGGGGCGGGTGAGTTTAAAGGATTTTGAAAAGTAGTTTTTAGTTTTTCAGCAAACAGTTACCTCATTTGGAGTGACTGTTGGCATTTCTGACTGTCTCAAATACCATTCAAACCTCTCGGCCCTTACTCTCGATCAAAGGGGGCTGTGGAGTGAAATCACATTTCTCAAGACGATCCTTTCTTAAATCCAGTTTTGGAGTCGGAATACTAGGACTTCTTCGTTCGCAAAGGTCTCAAGCCGAACCAAAGACCCGCAGGGTTGATCTGCAGATGGATTACTCCCCTCTCGCCAACTCATTTGTAGAATTAAAAAGCTCCTATGAGGTTTTGATTATTGGCTCAGGCTATGGAGGTGCCGTAATGGGTGCACGCCTCAGTCGCAATCGTGAAGTTGCAATTTTAGAGCGAGGGCGCGAGTGGACTCCCGGTGAATATCCTGAAACTTTGCAGGAAATGAAAGAGCATATTTATTGTGAAAGTCATCCTCTGGGGCTTTTTGCTTATCACACTCACAGGGAAATAGATGTTCTGAGTGGCAGTGGGCTTGGAGGAACGTCCCTCATAAACGCAGGGGTTGTCATTCCTCCTGATCGGGATCTGTTTCAAAAGACCGGTTGGCCGGAAGAAATTTCGCGTGAAGCGTCGAGGGGAGATTTCGAGAAATACTATCAAAAAGTCGGGAAGATGCTTAATGCTCAAGCCTACAATCCTCGCACGATGAATATCGCAAAAGCTGAAAATCTGCGCCAAAGCGCCGAGGCTCTTAAGAGTCGTTTTAGCTGGGCAAAGATCGCTGTGAATCTTCACGGTCCCCATGTGAATCCAGCGGGCGATAAGCAACCCCGCTGTCATATGTGCGGCAATTGCGTCACTGGCTGTAATACGGGCGCTAAAAATACTTTGAATATGAACTATTTGCCTTTAGCAAAACGAAACGGCGCCAAGATCTTTACTCAAATGGCCGTCAGTCATGTTGAGAGGCTTTCCAATGGGAACTATCTTGTCCGAGGAACTTATATTTCTGAATCTGGTAAGAAAGAGTTTCGGATCGAGGCGCGCAATGTGATTGTTTCCGCCGGAACGATGGGGTCGACGCAGATTTTACTTCGCTCTCAAAAACTTGGTAATTTAAAATTCTCTTCTCAACTGGGTAAACATTTTTCTGGAAACGGGGATCTGCTGGGTGTGGGGTTTAATGGAGTGACCCCAACAAATATGGTCGGTAATAGCTCCGCAAAGATCTATCGCCCTGAAATGTTGGCGGGGCCCACAATACTGGGTATCGCCGATTATCGTGCGAGTAAAAATATTTTTGAAAGATTCTTGATTGAGGAAGGTGATATTCCCGGTGCTTTGGTGAATCTGCTTCGTCGTCTGACATCTCTGATCCCATTTCAAAAAACACCAACGAAAATCTATCGGGCATGGTTAGATTTTATCGATAGCAAAGATATCGAGAAGGGGGCCTTGAATTATTCCATGATCTATTTCGGAATGGGACATGACAAAGCCAATGGAAAAATTGTTTTGGATAGTCAAAACAGAGCCGTGGTCAGTTGGCCAGGTGTGATGGCTGATCCTATTTTTTCCCGCGTGACTCAAAAGATTAAACAACATGTCGCATGGAATGGCAGTACTTACGTAAAAAACCCACGCTCGACTTTGTTGATGGGGGATAATCTCATCACGGTCCACCCCCTCGGTGGTTGCGCCATGGGGTCCTCGGTTGATAGCGGAGTGGTGAATCATCTGGGACAGGTGTATGGGATCGGCGGCGCTCTGCAGGAGGGGTTGTTTGTGATGGACGGCTCCGTGATCCCGACGGCTATTGGTGTAAATCCTCTTCTGACTATTTCCACTTTGGCAGAGAGATCCGCAGAGAGAATTTCTTTGCGTTAATATTAAAACAAAAGGAGTTTTACAATGTCAGGTTTCAGCAAGGTATTTGTATTGGCAATAGGCATGGTCTGTTCGTCATCTTTTGCATCGATCAAGTCGAACAGTTCCACCGAAAAATACTGCGGAAAACTGCGTAGTGATTTTAAATACATTTATGATGAAAGTTCCGAGGATGCACAAAAATCCAGAGTCGAACTCTGTCTTGATATTGTCGACCATGGAGTACAATGTGGTGTTTCTTCAGATCCCTTATTGATGTCCTCGTTGAACGTCCTTCTTTCTCAAAAAGTTTCTGAAATCTGCATGAAATTTGATGATTCAACAAATCCCAGAACCATAGTGGGAGTCGAGGGTCGTTAAACTCTGGCCTGAAAAGTCATTATTGAGGTGAGTAAATTGCTAAAAAACTTAGATGGACTGTGGTCTGTTAATCTTTTGTGGAGGCGCGTGCTTTTGACGCTCCTCGACGCCACGAGTTAAGTCCCAATCTTTGTCATTCTCTCAGGGATAGGTTAATAAATCCTGTCTATACTCCGGCGAAGTCGGAGCAGCTCGGGAGTTTCACAATGTTTGAAAACTTATCAGATAAAATCATGACAAGCCTCAAGAAGGTTCGTGGTCAAAGTAAGATCAGCGAAGCCAATATTGAAGAGGTTATCAAAGAGATTCGCTTAAGCTTGCTTGAAGCGGACGTGAACTTCAAAGTCGTCAAAAACTTCATCGACAAAGTAAAAGCGAAAGCTCTGGGAGCGGAAGTTCTTGCGAACATCAATCCCGGCCAGCAATTCGTTAAAATTGTGCATGACGAACTCGTACAAACTTTGGGCGGTGGTGCCGTTGATATCAATGTGCGCGAAAATCCCAGCGTGTTGTTCTTGGTGGGCTTGCAAGGGGCGGGTAAGACGACTTCCGCGGCAAAATTAGCTCTGTATATCCGTCAGAAGCTTGGTAAAAAACCAGGACTTGTTCCTGCGGATATCTATCGTCCGGCAGCGATTGATCAACTTCAAGTTCTTGGAAAGCAAAACAATATTCCGACATTCCCAACTCCATTGGGAATGAAGCCTGAAGAAATTTTGGAAAAATCAAAACAATGGGCCCGCGACAATATGGTCGACGTGGTTATTGTGGATACAGCGGGTCGTTTGCAAATCGATGACGAACTGATGGGGGAGCTTGGACGTCTGAAAGAGATCTGGACTCCGCAGGAAATTCTTCTTGTTGCCGATGCGATGCTCGGTCAGCAATCCGTCAATGTGGCTGAGGGCTTCCATAAGCGTTTATCGCTGACGGGCTTGGTTCTGACGAAGGTGGACGGTGATGCTCGTGGCGGTGCTGCGCTCTCAATCCGCGAAGTCACAGGCATTCCTATTAAGTTCTTGGGTGTGGGTGAA
The nucleotide sequence above comes from Bdellovibrio svalbardensis. Encoded proteins:
- the trhO gene encoding oxygen-dependent tRNA uridine(34) hydroxylase TrhO, which gives rise to MANTNATKHYVTTFYKFLTLPNPEQTQKDLENKAEELNVKGLIIIGHEGFNATVSAESEASFEAWKQFIRDHFNQPQQFFKDSYSEKAPFRRFKVKIREEIVTAGVPEMTPPEGINHHLSPSEWNRVMKEEKDYVMIDTRNWYEYKVGTFKGALNPNIEKFTDFPQYIESQGISKDKKMLIFCTGGIRCEKGILELQKQGYDNVYQLDGGIINYLNEYPNDQYEGECFVFDHRVALDQNLQPSTKYGLCPHCGQPSEIKIDCKRCDSEELICVDCAKLEFKQDTCSKNCAHQWKLHPGKKGAKQIVPFEVEKLKAQGVQPEKLPTIQVTKTKVVQINAKGEAETISKR
- a CDS encoding peptide chain release factor 3 → MLATPQIQKEIQRRRTFAIISHPDAGKTTLTEKLLYHGGVIHETGEVKGKSGTKAVTSDWMELERQKGISITSSVMTFDYDGLRVNLLDTPGHKDFSEDTYRVLMAVDSAAMLIDVAKGVEERTKKLYEVCRLRKIPIFTFVNKLDREGKDPLTLIDEVEKTLNMQCYPVTWPLGIGQRFRGIYNRLTKEIWIYDQRREEVEDYKIIPFEKGKDDAILYDYLDKESADQVIEELDLIEGALPPFDVNEFLNGQISPVTFGSAKQNFGVDTFLQFFTKYAPGPQPRHTKDDKEIDPLDAKFTGFVFKIQANMDRRHRDRIAFIRICSGKFERGMKVQHSRLERELRLSYSSQFVAADKETVDEAYAGDIVGVGDTGNFAIGDCVSTSGKVQFEDIPKFAPELFGRLSVRDALKRQKMQEALQHLSEEGAIQLFIEPHVGAQDPIIGAVGELQFEVLMHRLKDEYNLEVKLNRLPYSVARWPRTADGKPVTELKGGANMFRDLIDNPVVLVNQEWDLNWLKRENPDVEFQTSISRAR
- a CDS encoding ABC transporter ATP-binding protein is translated as MSDLLSPLKINSLRKTYKGGQQAVKGVSFDVKPGEIFGLLGPNGAGKTTIISTITTLEQPSSGTVEVFGKDVSQHPNFTKKQLGVVHQEVINSGFFDVEEILNFQSGYYGIRKNKERIDFLLHKLSLYEHRRKKVKQLSGGMKRRLMIAKALVHTPKLLLLDEPTAGVDIGLRETLWQFVRELRAEGMSILLTTHYLQEAEELCDRIAIINLGNLETVGETKALVQQYTQKKIRLTLTEKFPIKTSYVFFQEGSDYSFLVPPGKPMGEFLNELQIPLSLIADVKIEEGNLEEAFMKVLRAPNQSSAVSGGAK
- a CDS encoding ABC transporter permease — protein: MFAFWTLFRREIARFLKVIVQTVITPFISSFLYLLIFGVSLGRKMPSHQGVEYLAFLIPGLMMMGLMNNAFQNSSSSIVSSKFSGDLEDLRVAPLSNQQIIWAMGLGALVRGSLVSVITFTVGSLFCYYQSGSILQISHPLFVFYFIVMGGLIFGLLGISVAFWATSFDQLSAFSAFILLPLTYLGGVFLSIENLHPIWQMISKMNPLLYLINGLRYGVVGVSDVPMELAIPVSLVGFVFFYGLAFFSLKKGSFQRW
- a CDS encoding LEA type 2 family protein, whose translation is MRLIAILMASFVLNGCAFFKERYAQKPDVSLQEVHFQDPQFLSATLVFVLLVKNPNKIDLNVSEITYEIQLDGQSFAKAKIDKKITIAAESSNKVAIPLRVEYLKVFHGMKEILSGKDLSYLIVGEAKVSGFSVPFKEEGRVSLKDFEK
- a CDS encoding GMC family oxidoreductase N-terminal domain-containing protein; amino-acid sequence: MKSHFSRRSFLKSSFGVGILGLLRSQRSQAEPKTRRVDLQMDYSPLANSFVELKSSYEVLIIGSGYGGAVMGARLSRNREVAILERGREWTPGEYPETLQEMKEHIYCESHPLGLFAYHTHREIDVLSGSGLGGTSLINAGVVIPPDRDLFQKTGWPEEISREASRGDFEKYYQKVGKMLNAQAYNPRTMNIAKAENLRQSAEALKSRFSWAKIAVNLHGPHVNPAGDKQPRCHMCGNCVTGCNTGAKNTLNMNYLPLAKRNGAKIFTQMAVSHVERLSNGNYLVRGTYISESGKKEFRIEARNVIVSAGTMGSTQILLRSQKLGNLKFSSQLGKHFSGNGDLLGVGFNGVTPTNMVGNSSAKIYRPEMLAGPTILGIADYRASKNIFERFLIEEGDIPGALVNLLRRLTSLIPFQKTPTKIYRAWLDFIDSKDIEKGALNYSMIYFGMGHDKANGKIVLDSQNRAVVSWPGVMADPIFSRVTQKIKQHVAWNGSTYVKNPRSTLLMGDNLITVHPLGGCAMGSSVDSGVVNHLGQVYGIGGALQEGLFVMDGSVIPTAIGVNPLLTISTLAERSAERISLR
- the ffh gene encoding signal recognition particle protein, coding for MFENLSDKIMTSLKKVRGQSKISEANIEEVIKEIRLSLLEADVNFKVVKNFIDKVKAKALGAEVLANINPGQQFVKIVHDELVQTLGGGAVDINVRENPSVLFLVGLQGAGKTTSAAKLALYIRQKLGKKPGLVPADIYRPAAIDQLQVLGKQNNIPTFPTPLGMKPEEILEKSKQWARDNMVDVVIVDTAGRLQIDDELMGELGRLKEIWTPQEILLVADAMLGQQSVNVAEGFHKRLSLTGLVLTKVDGDARGGAALSIREVTGIPIKFLGVGEKVTALEVFHPDRLAGRILDMGDVLSLVEKAQEVIDEKSARDSAKKLMKNEFTLEDFLTQIQQLKKMGGFESILKFLPGMGEISKQLKNMTPPDAEMKKIEAIIHSMTIQERQNHKILNASRRQRIAKGSGTQVQDVNKLIKQFEDAKKMMGGLMKMGMGRGGMKLPF